Proteins encoded together in one Penicillium digitatum chromosome 1, complete sequence window:
- a CDS encoding Aminopeptidase, with protein sequence MCSSRRDASGSTNVQGREVLPTNVKPQHYDLTLEPDFEKFTYEGTVIIDLDVTEDTDFISLNSNEIEIHSAIVSAKGSVVDSKPEISFNKNDQTATIKFGQALAAGSDAQLKLTFTGILNDNMAGFYRSSYKENGETKYIASSQMEPTDARRAFPCFDEPALKAKFTVTLVADKSMTCLSNMDVDTETEVQGGAKKAVKFTTSPLMSTYLVAFIVGNLNYIETKSFRVPIRVYATPDQDIEHGRFSMELAAKTLAFYEKAFDSDFPLPKMDMVAVPDFSAGAMENWGLITYRIVDLLLDEKNSGASRKERIAETVQHELAHQWFGNLVTMDFWDGLWLNEGFATWMSWYSCNAFYPEWKVWQTYVIDNLQSALSLDSLRSSHPIEVPVKRADEINQIFDAISYSKGSSVLRMISKYLGEDIFLQGVRNYIKKHAYGNTETGDLWAALADASGKPVQSVMDIWTKNVGFPVLSVTENKENSSIHVKQNRFLRTGDVRPEEDQTLFPVMLGLRTEKGVDEDTMLTEREREFPVPDLDFFKLNADHSAIFRTAYSPERLKKLGQAARDGRLSVEDRAGMIADSGALAASGFQRTSGMLSLLQGLDTESEFVVWNEILTRIGTLRAAWLFEDDKTKDALQAFQRALVAPKAHEIGWEFPENDDHILQQFKALMFGSAGLAEDPIVVKAALEMFARFAAGDLSAVHPNIRGSVFTIALKHGGLKEYEVVLDRSRHAQTSDEKTTAMRCLGASEDPELIKRTLGLAMSEEVKSQDIYMPLGGLRSHPAGVEGRWNWLKSNWDDIYKRLPPGLGMLGTVVQLTTASFCTEAQLKDVEDFFASKDTKGFDRAVEQSLDTIRAKINWLKRDRDDVEQWLSSNSYLQSKL encoded by the exons ATGTGTAGCTCACGCCGCGACGCCTCTGGGTCAACCAACGTCCAGGGCCGTGAGGTCCTGCCCACAAACGTCAAGCCCCAGCATTATGATTTGACACTGGAGCCCGACTTTGAGAAGTTCACCTATGAGGGAACTGTTATCATTGA CCTCGATGTGACCGAAGACACCGATTTCATCTCCCTCAATTCCAACGAGATCGAAATCCACAGCGCAATCGTTTCAGCTAAGGGCTCGGTGGTAGACTCCAAGCCTGAGATTTCCTTCAACAAGAATGACCAGACTGCAACCATCAAGTTCGGCCAGGCCCTCGCCGCGGGGTCAGACGCGCAGTTGAAGCTCACCTTCACTGGTATCCTCAACGATAACATGGCCGGTTTCTACCGATCTTCATACAAGGAGAATGGTGAAACTAAGTACATTGCGTCATCTCAGATGGAGCCCACTGATGCCCGTCGGGCCTTCCCTTGTTTCGACGAGCCTGCTCTCAAGGCCAAGTTCACCGTGACTTTGGTCGCAGATAAGAGCATGACCTGTTTGAGCAACATGGATGTTGATACCGAGACCGAGGTCCAGGGTGGTGCGAAGAAGGCCGTCAAATTTACCACTTCCCCCCTCATGTCCACCTATCtcgttgccttcattgtcggAAACCTCAACTACATTGAGACAAAGAGCTTCCGGGTTCCCATCCGTGTGTATGCCACCCCTGACCAGGATATTGAGCACGGCCGTTTCTCAATGGAGCTTGCTGCCAAGACTCTAGCCTTCTACGAGAAGGCCTTTGACAGCGATTTCCCTCTGCCAAAGATGGACATGGTGGCTGTGCCCGATTTCAGTGCAGGAGCCATGGAGAACTGGGGTCTGATCACGTACCGTATTGTTGATTTGTTGCTGGACGAGAAGAACAGTGGCGCGTCTCGAAAGGAGCGCATCGCCGAGACCGTTCAGCACGAGTTGGCCCACCAGTGGTTCGGAAACCTGGTCACCATGGACTTCTGGGATGGACTGTGGCTCAACGAGGGCTTTGCCACTTGGATGTCGTGGTACTCTTGCAACGCCTTCTACCCAGAGTGGAAGGTTTGGCAGACTTACGTTATCGACAACTTGCAGAGTGCCCTTTCGCTTGACTCGCTGCGCAGCAGTCACCCCATTGAGGTGCCTGTCAAGCGTGCCGACGAGATTAACCAGATTTTCGATGCTATCTCCTACTCCAAGGGTTCCTCTGTCCTGCGCATGATCTCCAAGTATCTAGGTGAAGACATTTTCCTCCAAGGTGTCCGCAACTACATCAAGAAGCATGCATATGGTAACACCGAGACCGGCGATCTGTGGGCTGCTCTTGCTGATGCTAGCGGAAAGCCCGTGCAGTCGGTCATGGACATCTGGACCAAGAACGTTGGCTTCCCTGTCCTCAGTGTCACGGAGAACAAGGAAAATTCTTCTATTCACGTGAAGCAGAACCGTTTCCTGCGTACTGGTGACGTTCGTCCCGAGGAAGACCAAACCCTGTTCCCTGTCATGCTTGGTCTGCGTACGGAGAAGGGTGTTGATGAAGACACCATGCTGACTGAGCGCGAGCGTGAATTCCCTGTTCCTGACCTGGATTTCTTCAAGCTCAACGCTGACCACTCCGCCATCTTCCGCACGGCTTACAGCCCCGAGCGTCTAAAGAAGCTTGGCCAGGCTGCTCGTGACGGCCGCCTGAGTGTCGAAGACCGTGCCGGTATGATTGCCGACTCCGGTGCCCTGGCCGCTTCTGGTTTCCAACGCACCTCTGGCATGCTTTCCTTGCTCCAGGGCCTCGATACCGAGTCAGAGTTTGTCGTTTGGAACGAGATCCTGACCCGTATCGGCACTCTGCGTGCTGCTTGGCTCTTCGAGGATGACAAGACGAAGGATGCCCTTCAGGCCTTCCAGCGTGCACTTGTTGCCCCCAAGGCCCACGAGATCGGCTGGGAGTTCCCCGAGAATGACGACCACATTCTGCAACAGTTCAAGGCCCTCATGTTCGGCTCTGCCGGTCTAGCCGAGGACCCCATTGTTGTCAAGGCCGCCTTGGAAATGTTCGCCCGCTTCGCTGCTGGCGACCTCTCCGCCGTCCACCCCAACATCCGCGGTAGCGTTTTCACGATTGCCCTGAAGCACGGTGGGCTTAAGGAGTACGAAGTGGTCCTGGACCGCTCCCGCCATGCCCAGACTTCGGACGAGAAGACCACCGCTATGCGCTGTCTCGGTGCCTCCGAGGATCCCGAGCTTATCAAACGCACTCTTGGCCTTGCCATGAGCGAGGAGGTCAAGAGCCAGGATATTTATATGCCTCTTGGCGGTCTCCGCAGCCACCCGGCTGGTGTCGAAGGCCGCTGGAACTGGCTCAAGTCCAACTGGGATGATATCTACAAGCGTCTCCCCCCTGGTCTTGGCATGCTGGGCACTGTTGTCCAGCTGACCACTGCCAGTTTCTGTACTGAAGCGCAGTTGAAGGACGTTGAGGACTTCTTCGCCTCCAAGGACACCAAG GGCTTCGACCGTGCCGTTGAGCAGAGCCTTGACACCATCCGCGCCAAGATCAACTGGCTCAAGCGTGACCGCGACGATGTCGAGCAGTGGCTGAGCAGCAACAGCTATCTCCAGAGCAAGCTGTAA
- a CDS encoding Helicase, C-terminal: MTNSSELFPPLPPPDPVERPPSPPPPPPEDLATPPPPPDNIAPPPPPDDVPPPPPVETQKKQKLGWGAKKLAVTPLSVEDLIRKKKEADAATAKPKFLSKAQREKLALEKRAQEVEAERQAKARANGTDHSGFTFEPPSVRSQASRNIREESFRHVPTGPRAMRDEPPAGPGGMRKGGRQHTQYNRDQDMPPPSSKTKGEKRLTEEDEAAALATLTKHRYMGADQTSNFSAKKKRKRTADRKFNFEWNTEEDTSGDYNPLYQKRQEANFFGRGRLAGFGDDVADDVARKYAEALAARDHEAGSARAKQMLEMERRRREDSTRTQIDKHWSEKRLDLMRERDWRIFKEDFNIATKGGSVPNPMRSWEESHLPKRLLELVDRVGYKDPTAIQRAAIPIAMQSRDLIGVAVTGSGKTAAFLLPLLVYISALPRLDENEWRKNDGPYAIVLAPTRELAQQIEIEAKKFTQPLGFNVVSIVGGHSLEEQAFSLRDGAEIIIATPGRLVDCIERRMLVLSQCCYVIMDEADRMIDLGFEEPVNKILDALPVTNEKPDTDEAENSTAMSQHKYRQTMMYTATMPAAVERIARKYLRRPAIITIGGVGEAVDTVEQRVEMISGEDKRKKRLGEILSSGEFRAPIIVFVNIKRNCDAIAREIKQMGFSSVTLHGSKTQDQREAALASVRNGSTDVLVATDLAGRGIDVPDVSLVVNFNMATSIESYTHRVGRTGRAGKSGVAITFLGSEDSDVMYDLKQMLIKSPISRVPEELRKHEAAQSKPSRGPGGKKIEDSSGFGGKGGWA, from the exons ATGACCAACAGCTCTGAGTTATTCCCTCCGCTTCCTCCCCCAGATCCAGTGGAGCGCCCACCCAGCCCGCCTCCGCCCCCTCCAGAAGACTTGGCCACTCCTCCGCCGCCTCCAGACAACATCGCCCCTCCACCTCCTCCCGACGATGTGCCACCCCCGCCCCCAGTTGAGACTCAAAAAAAGCAGAAGCTAGGATGGGGTGCAAAGAAGCTGGCTGTCACTCCCCTAAGTGTAGAGGACTTGATAcgcaagaagaaagaagcaGATGCGGCAACGGCAAAG CCTAAATTTTTGTCTAAAGCCCAACGAGAGAAACTCGCGCTGGAGAAACGGGCCCAAGAGGTTGAGGCAGAGCGGCAAGCCAAGGCCCGCGCCAACGGCACTGATCACAGTGGTTTTACATTTGAACCACCGTCGGTGAGGTCTCAAGCGTCTCGCAATATCCGGGAGGAATCATTCCGGCATGTCCCCACTGGGCCGCGAGCGATGCGCGACGAACCTCCAGCTGGACCTGGTGGCATGCGGAAGGGAGGCCGACAGCACACCCAGTACAACCGTGACCAAGATATGCCGCCACCCTCATCTAAGACTAAAGGCGAAAAGCGTCTAacggaagaagacgaagcGGCAGCGCTGGCTACGTTGACCAAACACCGATACATGGGAGCCGACCAGACGTCTAACTTCTCCGCAAAGAAGAAGCGTAAGCGTACCGCAGACCGCAAGTTCAATTTTGAGTGGAACACCGAGGAAGACACGAGTGGCGATTATAACCCCCTTTACCAGAAACGACAGGAAGCCAACTTCTTTGGCAGGGGGCGTTTGGCAGGCTTTGGCGATGATGTCGCCGATGACGTCGCTCGCAAATACGCAGAAGCATTGGCGGCCCGTGATCACGAAGCCGGCAGTGCGCGAGCCAAACAAATGCTGGAGATGGAACGCCGGCGACGTGAGGACAGTACTCGCACACAGATTGACAAGCATTGGAGTGAGAAGCGCTTGGACCTCATGCGCGAGCGAGACTGGCGTATCTTCAAGGAAGATTTCAATATTGCCACTAAAGGTGGCAGCGTGCCCAATCCCATGCGTTCATGGGAAGAGAGTCACTTGCCGAAGCGCTTGTTGGAGCTTGTTGACCGTGTCGGATATAAGGACCCAACAGCTATTCAGCGCGCGGCGATTCCCATCGCTATGCAGTCACGTGACCTCATTGGTGTTGCCGTGACAGGTTCCGGTAAAACCGCTGCCTTCTTGCTCCCACTTTTGGTCTACATCTCAGCGCTGCCACGGCTTGATGAGAATGAGTGGCGCAAAAACGACGGGCCATACGCTATTGTTCTAGCACCCACACGTGAACTGGCGCAGCAGATCGAGATCGAAGCCAAAAAGTTTACACAACCCCTTGGATTTAACGTGGTCAGTATCGTCGGTGGCCACTCGCTTGAAGAACAAGCATTCAGCCTGCGCGATGGCGCTGAAATCATCATTGCTACCCCTGGTCGTCTAGTCGACTGTATCGAGCGTCGCATGCTAGTCCTCAGCCAATGTTGCTACGTGATTATGGACGAAGCAGATCGCATGATCGATCTCGGTTTCGAAGAGCCTGTCAACAAGATCCTGGATGCCCTCCCAGTCACGAACGAGAAGCCCGATACAGACGAAGCAGAAAATTCAACCGCAATGAGCCAACACAAGTACCGTCAGACCATGATGTATACAGCCACTATGCCTGCAGCCGTCGAGCGCATTGCTCGCAAGTACCTCCGCCGACCagccatcatcaccatcgGTGGTGTCGGCGAAGCCGTCGATACAGTGGAGCAACGTGTGGAGATGATCTCCGGCGAAGAcaagcgcaagaagcgcCTCGGCGAAATCCTCTCATCCGGCGAATTCCGTGCCCCGATTATCGTGTTTGTCAACATCAAGCGAAACTGTGACGCTATCGCTCGCGAAATCAAACAAATGGGCTTTTCCTCAGTAACTCTACACGGATCCAAAACTCAAGACCAGCGTGAAGCCGCACTCGCCTCAGTGCGCAACGGCTCAACAGACGTTCTCGTCGCAACTGACCTCGCAGGAAGAGGTATCGATGTTCCCGATGTGTCACTAGTCGTTAACTTTAATATGGCCACCTCGATCGAAAGTTACACTCATCGTGTTGGTCGTACTGGTCGTGCCGGAAAGAGTGGTGTTGCTATCACCTTCCTGGGCAGCGAGGATAGCGATGTCAT GTACGATCTCAAACAAATGCTTATCAAATCACCCATCTCGCGTGTCCCCGAGGAACTGCGCAAGCACGAAGCGGCGCAGTCTAAGCCCTCACGCGGTCCTGGTgggaagaagatcgaggacAGTTCCGGGTTCGGAGGCAAGGGAGGGTGGGCGTAG